Proteins encoded together in one Etheostoma cragini isolate CJK2018 chromosome 11, CSU_Ecrag_1.0, whole genome shotgun sequence window:
- the hspbap1 gene encoding HSPB1-associated protein 1 homolog isoform X2, with amino-acid sequence MAAPDPVKPFSPEDTRRILHHLQQPAVFITMTGGWPALQWTAEHLSGCLGDKLIQFRLGRKQETNSPLFETQCSYVEARLEHFLSWTRDQPGADVGPFCDYPNSEYWAYADYKYIALLFQHQPSMFEDVKWSEFGFEGRNGRESTLWIGTAGANTPCHLDSYGCNLVLQVQGRKRWHLFPPEDTVNLYPTRIPYEESSVFSQVDVLHPDLSRFPAFLGARAHIVTLQPGQVLYVPRHWWHYVESLDPITVSVNSWIELEVDDVARVGEAVTKAVVFALKSAPSDDNKDNWLNPTEEGVASHDENMQYVNLAVKACERQKGLCHRQLTQDQRDTSPVKRDSRGQIRENCNLVRNSVPFSVPFGPHLIPVRCQREYLPETTKDPEVKSSRNPNAKSLEDCNVSSDAAQRTKLASAVGLYRGKHECSDGLTQCRPRDHAHGTSENSSGDYEEPVHKEITTNDLLDCLVHPDIISRVTELLLERHTGSHGTTTPS; translated from the exons ATGGCTGCCCCTGACCCCGTTAAACCCTTCAGCCCAGAAGATACCCGGAGGATTCTGCATCATCTGCAGCAGCCTGCAGTATTCATTACCATGACCGGTGGCTGGCCTGCTCTCCAATGGACTGCAGAGCACCTGTCTGGCTGCCTTGGTGACAAACTCATCCAATTCAGACTTGGGAGAAAACAGGAGACAAACT CACCTCTGTTTGAAACCCAGTGTTCCTATGTGGAGGCCAGACTGGAGCACTTTCTCAGCTGGACCCGGGACCAGCCTGGGGCAGATGTAGGGCCTTTCTGTGATTACCCCAACTCAGAGTACTGGGCTTATGCTGACTACAAATACATTGCCCTATTGTTTCAACATCAGCCTTCCATGTTTGAG gatgtgAAGTGGTCAGAGTTTGGTTTTGAGGGACGCAATGGGAGAGAGAGCACCTTATGGATTGGCACAGCAGGGGCCAACACGCCATGTCACCTTGACTCTTACGGCTGTAACCTGGTACTGCAGGTACAGGGACG GAAGCGCTGGCACCTCTTTCCTCCAGAGGACACTGTTAACCTCTACCCAACCAGGATCCCCTATGAGGAGTCCAGTGTCTTCAGCCAGGTGGATGTTCTGCACCCAGACCTGAGCAGGTTCCCTGCATTCCTTGGAGCCAGGGCCCACATTGTCACTCTGCAGCCAGGACAG GTGCTTTATGTCCCCAGACACTGGTGGCACTATGTGGAGTCATTGGATCCCATCACTGTCAGCGTCAACTCCTGGATCGAGTTG GAGGTGGATGACGTTGCAAGAGTTGGTGAAGCTGTGACAAAGGCTGTCGTCTTTGCCCTTAAAAGTGCACCAAGTGATGACAACAAGGATAACTGGCTTAATCCCACTGAG gaAGGAGTAGCATCCCATGATGAGAACATGCAGTATGTGAACCTGGCAGTGAAAGCTTGTGAAAGACAGAAGGGCCTCTGCCACAGACAACTGACCCAGGACCAGAGAGACACCAGTCCAGTCAAGAGGGACTCCAGGGGACAAATCAGGGAAAATTGCAATTTGGTCAGGAATTCTGTGCCCTTCAGCGTTCCCTTTGGGCCACATCTCATCCCTGTACGCTGTCAGCGCGAGTACTTGCCGGAAACCACAAAAGATCCGGAGGTCAAATCTTCCAGGAATCCCAATGCCAAATCTCTGGAGGACTGCAATGTCAGCTCAGATGCAGCACAGAGAACCAAGCTTGCATCTGCTGTTGGACTCTACCGGGGAAAACATGAATGTAGCGATGGTTTAACTCAATGTAGACCACGTGACCATGCGCATGGTACGTCAGAAAACTCTTCAGGGGATTATGAGGAACCAGTTCACAAAGAAATTACCACTAATGACCTGTTAGACTGCCTGGTGCATCCTGATATCATCTCCCGTGTCACTGAGCTTTTACTGGAACGGCACACGGGAAGTCACGGGACCACTACACCATCCTAG
- the hspbap1 gene encoding HSPB1-associated protein 1 homolog isoform X1: protein MAAPDPVKPFSPEDTRRILHHLQQPAVFITMTGGWPALQWTAEHLSGCLGDKLIQFRLGRKQETNCKDTPLFETQCSYVEARLEHFLSWTRDQPGADVGPFCDYPNSEYWAYADYKYIALLFQHQPSMFEDVKWSEFGFEGRNGRESTLWIGTAGANTPCHLDSYGCNLVLQVQGRKRWHLFPPEDTVNLYPTRIPYEESSVFSQVDVLHPDLSRFPAFLGARAHIVTLQPGQVLYVPRHWWHYVESLDPITVSVNSWIELEVDDVARVGEAVTKAVVFALKSAPSDDNKDNWLNPTEEGVASHDENMQYVNLAVKACERQKGLCHRQLTQDQRDTSPVKRDSRGQIRENCNLVRNSVPFSVPFGPHLIPVRCQREYLPETTKDPEVKSSRNPNAKSLEDCNVSSDAAQRTKLASAVGLYRGKHECSDGLTQCRPRDHAHGTSENSSGDYEEPVHKEITTNDLLDCLVHPDIISRVTELLLERHTGSHGTTTPS from the exons ATGGCTGCCCCTGACCCCGTTAAACCCTTCAGCCCAGAAGATACCCGGAGGATTCTGCATCATCTGCAGCAGCCTGCAGTATTCATTACCATGACCGGTGGCTGGCCTGCTCTCCAATGGACTGCAGAGCACCTGTCTGGCTGCCTTGGTGACAAACTCATCCAATTCAGACTTGGGAGAAAACAGGAGACAAACTGTAAGGACA CACCTCTGTTTGAAACCCAGTGTTCCTATGTGGAGGCCAGACTGGAGCACTTTCTCAGCTGGACCCGGGACCAGCCTGGGGCAGATGTAGGGCCTTTCTGTGATTACCCCAACTCAGAGTACTGGGCTTATGCTGACTACAAATACATTGCCCTATTGTTTCAACATCAGCCTTCCATGTTTGAG gatgtgAAGTGGTCAGAGTTTGGTTTTGAGGGACGCAATGGGAGAGAGAGCACCTTATGGATTGGCACAGCAGGGGCCAACACGCCATGTCACCTTGACTCTTACGGCTGTAACCTGGTACTGCAGGTACAGGGACG GAAGCGCTGGCACCTCTTTCCTCCAGAGGACACTGTTAACCTCTACCCAACCAGGATCCCCTATGAGGAGTCCAGTGTCTTCAGCCAGGTGGATGTTCTGCACCCAGACCTGAGCAGGTTCCCTGCATTCCTTGGAGCCAGGGCCCACATTGTCACTCTGCAGCCAGGACAG GTGCTTTATGTCCCCAGACACTGGTGGCACTATGTGGAGTCATTGGATCCCATCACTGTCAGCGTCAACTCCTGGATCGAGTTG GAGGTGGATGACGTTGCAAGAGTTGGTGAAGCTGTGACAAAGGCTGTCGTCTTTGCCCTTAAAAGTGCACCAAGTGATGACAACAAGGATAACTGGCTTAATCCCACTGAG gaAGGAGTAGCATCCCATGATGAGAACATGCAGTATGTGAACCTGGCAGTGAAAGCTTGTGAAAGACAGAAGGGCCTCTGCCACAGACAACTGACCCAGGACCAGAGAGACACCAGTCCAGTCAAGAGGGACTCCAGGGGACAAATCAGGGAAAATTGCAATTTGGTCAGGAATTCTGTGCCCTTCAGCGTTCCCTTTGGGCCACATCTCATCCCTGTACGCTGTCAGCGCGAGTACTTGCCGGAAACCACAAAAGATCCGGAGGTCAAATCTTCCAGGAATCCCAATGCCAAATCTCTGGAGGACTGCAATGTCAGCTCAGATGCAGCACAGAGAACCAAGCTTGCATCTGCTGTTGGACTCTACCGGGGAAAACATGAATGTAGCGATGGTTTAACTCAATGTAGACCACGTGACCATGCGCATGGTACGTCAGAAAACTCTTCAGGGGATTATGAGGAACCAGTTCACAAAGAAATTACCACTAATGACCTGTTAGACTGCCTGGTGCATCCTGATATCATCTCCCGTGTCACTGAGCTTTTACTGGAACGGCACACGGGAAGTCACGGGACCACTACACCATCCTAG